From a single Phalacrocorax carbo chromosome 10, bPhaCar2.1, whole genome shotgun sequence genomic region:
- the LOC135315265 gene encoding uncharacterized protein LOC135315265 — MGRLDDHAKRRIVELRRAGLSFRKIKKVLELDDIRVTPQAVYLFLKRKSVEPGLASAGWDGDQPWPPLQGHETEPPESMCAQTPTASRGGPAGGQDTKEGIQIVSTASLCKDGGQLGEALPMGLPPRNGDDSSTGTPSTLESCSTLGVPAIPPQLLPSRGRLVTPPTRNPALMVKKMIVDRAILLQKKVKDASTQTALLSPTSPENQNLAWGGPVLPPAPSSHAIAEKLDAVQMEIQKLSQALHMVLERQCQLDRQQEHQQRLQHEVLMTLQQLSSTVSHGTVPVNQPCIPFSGMAEPSPTVPNFSQFKMELI, encoded by the exons ATGGGCCGGCTGGACGACCATGCTAAGAGGAGGATCGTGGAGCTAcgcagggctgggctgagcttCCGCAAGATCAAGAAGGTGCTGGAGCTGGACGACATTCGGGTGACACCACAGGCCGTGTACCTCTTCCTGAAGCGGAAAAGCGTGGAGCCTGGATTGGCGTCAGCTGGCTGGGATGGGGACCAGCCCTGGCCCCCACTGCAGGGGCATGAGACTGAGCCACCCGAGTCAATGTGTGCCCAGACCCCCACAGCGTCCCGTGGGGGCCCTGCTGGTGGCCAAGACACCAAGGAGGGCATCCAGATTGTTAGCACGGCCTCTCTCTGCAAGGATGGTGGGCAGCTTGGGGAGGCTCTGCCCATGGGACTGCCCCCCAGGAATG GCGATGATAGCTCCACAGGCACCCCCTCAACTCTGGAGAGCTGCTCCActctgggggtcccagccattcccccacagctcctgcccagccGAGGGCGGCTGGTCACACCCCCCACCAGGAACCCAGCCCTGATGGTGAAGAAGATGATCGTGGACAGGGCTATCCTCCTGCAGAAAAAG GTCAAAGATGCCAGCACTCAGACTGCCCTGCTGAGCCCCACAAGTCCTGAAAATCAAAACCTTGCTTGGGGTGGACCAGTgcttccccctgctcccagctcccaTGCCATTGCTGAAAAGCTGGATGCTGTACAGATGGAGATCCAGAAGCTGAGCCAGGCCCTGCACATGGTGCTGGAGAGACAATGCCAACTGGACCGCCAGCAGGAGCACCAGCAGCGGCTGCAGCATGAGGTGCTGATGACGCTGCAGCAGCTCAGTTCCACTGTGAGCCATGGCACCGTGCCAGTGAACCAGCCCTGCATCCCCTTCAGTGGTATGGCTGAGCCCTCACCCACTGTGCCAAATTTCAGCCAGTTCAAGATGGAGCTCATCTGA